The following are encoded together in the Lathyrus oleraceus cultivar Zhongwan6 chromosome 3, CAAS_Psat_ZW6_1.0, whole genome shotgun sequence genome:
- the LOC127132718 gene encoding uncharacterized protein LOC127132718: MKLSFAGFRSSLPFSGLVRQLEKDVETVIKVLQPGPLGIAEHKFSTDEIRSANATVAKAVANWRRNAILEDNNHILKDYIQK, translated from the exons ATGAAGCTATCTTTTGCAGGGTTTCGAAGTTCGTTGCCCTTTTCTGGGCTAGTTAG GCAGCTTGAAAAAGATGTAGAAACTGTTATTAAGGTGTTACAGCCTGGACCTTTAGGAATCGCCGAGCATAAGTTTTCTACCGACGAGATTCGTAGTGCTAATGCTACGGTCGCTAAAGCAGTAGCTAATTGGCGAAGAAATGCAATCCTTGAGGACAATAATCATATTTTGAAAGACTATATTCAAAAGTGA